One Arthrobacter sp. StoSoilB19 DNA window includes the following coding sequences:
- a CDS encoding type IV toxin-antitoxin system AbiEi family antitoxin domain-containing protein has translation MDIEAFLRRRGGVARTAALHRAGFPRTRVDKFLAAGLIVRFRRGVYGLPVEGGVLGLALQHNALVTCLSAAPVYQLWTLEKAGVVHLSPGHRKTVPDTLTHGRIRHPVHPWLPVAGLADVLIHALHCLPELEALVMVQCAAQRGDVTVDFLRRKLPGNRNARARSVLDHVIPRADSLLEVLANYHFHRAGLHVRRHVELPGVGEVDFLIEDFLVVETDGASHLEAKQVKKDRARNNATVIGGRLCLRFGYADVVHHPEVMVDQVLAVLEQSRRGSFSAR, from the coding sequence ATGGATATTGAGGCTTTTCTCCGTCGCCGGGGAGGGGTGGCCCGGACTGCAGCACTGCACCGGGCGGGGTTCCCCAGAACGCGGGTGGACAAGTTCCTGGCAGCAGGCCTCATCGTGAGGTTCCGGCGGGGTGTTTATGGCCTGCCGGTGGAAGGCGGCGTGCTCGGTTTGGCGCTGCAGCACAATGCGCTCGTGACCTGCCTTTCCGCTGCCCCCGTTTATCAGCTGTGGACCCTGGAGAAGGCGGGTGTGGTCCATCTGAGCCCTGGGCACAGGAAGACAGTGCCGGACACCCTCACCCACGGCCGGATCCGCCACCCTGTCCATCCCTGGCTGCCGGTGGCAGGCCTGGCCGACGTCCTCATCCATGCCCTGCACTGCCTGCCGGAACTGGAGGCGCTGGTAATGGTCCAGTGCGCCGCGCAACGCGGAGATGTGACGGTGGACTTCCTGCGGCGCAAGCTTCCCGGGAACCGCAACGCCCGTGCCCGGTCAGTCCTGGATCACGTAATTCCGCGGGCGGACTCGCTCCTGGAAGTCTTGGCCAACTACCACTTCCACAGGGCCGGCCTCCATGTCCGCCGGCACGTGGAGCTCCCGGGGGTGGGTGAAGTGGACTTCCTGATTGAGGATTTCCTGGTGGTGGAAACCGACGGCGCCAGCCACCTGGAGGCAAAGCAGGTTAAGAAGGACAGGGCACGCAACAATGCCACAGTGATTGGCGGGCGTCTCTGCCTGAGGTTCGGCTATGCGGATGTGGTCCACCATCCCGAGGTGATGGTGGACCAGGTCCTGGCGGTGCTGGAACAGAGCCGGCGGGGATCA
- a CDS encoding polyprenyl synthetase family protein, translated as MTKSADHSWTHAGHGLPDSEPSLNTTAIATGLQLPAGFAAIAGDAELGPAITNNLAKVEKKLREAIANSDPLADATSRHLVEAGGKRIRPLLTLLCAHLGDASLPAVVQAAVVVELTHLATLYHDDVMDSAPFRRGAPTAHEVWGNSVAVLTGDLIFARASILVSELGGRALGIQARTFERLCLGQLHETVGPRPDEDPVEHYLSVIADKTGSLVAASGQFGAIFSGADEAFEDILVEYGEKVGVAFQLADDVIDVTGVKVKSGKSPGTDLREGVPTLPVLLLRKAAADGDQSAVDLLTLIDGDLSSDDALAAAVAGLREHPVTAQSWVVARRWADEAIAALAPLPEGVVKESLSNFALAVVDRAS; from the coding sequence GTGACCAAATCCGCAGACCACAGCTGGACGCACGCCGGGCACGGCCTGCCGGACTCCGAACCCAGCCTCAACACCACCGCCATTGCCACGGGCCTCCAGCTGCCGGCAGGCTTCGCGGCCATCGCGGGGGACGCCGAGCTGGGGCCGGCCATCACCAACAACCTGGCCAAGGTGGAGAAGAAACTCCGGGAAGCCATCGCCAATTCGGATCCGCTGGCTGACGCAACGTCGCGCCACCTGGTGGAAGCCGGCGGCAAGCGCATCCGGCCGCTGCTGACCCTGCTCTGCGCCCACCTCGGGGACGCATCCCTGCCCGCAGTGGTGCAGGCCGCCGTCGTGGTGGAACTGACGCACCTGGCAACCCTGTACCACGATGACGTCATGGACTCCGCGCCGTTCCGCCGCGGCGCCCCTACGGCCCACGAAGTATGGGGCAACTCCGTGGCCGTCCTGACGGGCGACCTGATCTTCGCCAGGGCCTCCATCCTGGTGTCCGAACTCGGCGGGCGTGCGCTGGGCATCCAGGCCCGCACGTTTGAGCGGCTGTGCCTGGGCCAGCTGCACGAAACGGTGGGGCCCCGCCCTGACGAGGATCCGGTGGAGCACTACCTCTCCGTGATCGCGGACAAGACCGGCTCGCTGGTGGCAGCTTCCGGCCAGTTCGGTGCCATCTTCTCCGGCGCCGACGAGGCCTTTGAGGACATCCTGGTGGAGTACGGCGAGAAGGTGGGCGTCGCGTTCCAGCTGGCCGACGACGTCATCGATGTCACCGGCGTGAAGGTGAAGTCCGGCAAGTCGCCCGGAACGGACCTGCGTGAAGGCGTTCCCACCCTGCCCGTCCTGCTCCTGCGCAAGGCTGCCGCTGACGGTGACCAGTCCGCCGTCGACCTTTTGACGCTGATTGACGGCGACCTGTCCTCTGATGATGCACTGGCTGCCGCCGTGGCCGGGCTGCGCGAGCACCCTGTCACTGCTCAGTCCTGGGTGGTGGCACGCCGCTGGGCTGACGAAGCCATCGCTGCCCTGGCCCCGCTGCCCGAGGGCGTGGTCAAGGAGTCGCTGTCCAACTTCGCGCTGGCCGTGGTGGACCGCGCCAGCTGA